The genomic interval ATAGGCGGCAGTATTTAACTGGTCGAAGCCGATGTCTTCCACTAACTTAAGGGTGTTTTCAAACTGCGCTTCGGTTTCACCCGGAAACCCCACGATCGCATCGGCACTGATGGCAGCGTCCGGTGTATAACGCCGAATTGTGTCGATAATGCGGCGGTACTTCTCATGGGTGTACCCCCGTGCCATTGCTTTGAGAATTTCGTTATCGCCCGATTGAAACGGAATATGAAAATGTTCACAGACCTTAGGTAATTCAGCACAGGCGCGAATCAGGCGTTCCGTAAAGTAACGCGGATGGCTGGTAGCAAAGCGAATTCGCTCAATTCCGGGAACATCATGCACGAAGTAGAGCAAGTCTGTCAGCGTATTCTGATGGCGACCTTCTGGTGTTATCCCTGGTAAATCCCGACCATAGGCATCAATATTCTGCCCTAATAGGGTAACTTCCTTGTAGCCCTGGCTCCCCAGCTGCTCCATTTCTGCCCGAATTGCTTCTGGGGTTCGAGATTGCTCTACTCCGCGCACACCCGGAACCACGCAATAGGTACAGCGTTCATTGCAACCATAAATGACATTCACCCAGGCAGTCATGGTGCTGTCCCGTCGGGGCTTGGTAATATCCTCCATGATGTGAACGGGTTCGGTAGCAACCACCTGGTTGCCACTAAACACCTCTTCCAGCAAATCTTCCAACCGATTGGCATGCTGGGGACCCATAACCAGATCTAACTCTGGTACGCGGCGGAGCAGTTGGGCACCTTCCTGCTGTGCCACGCAACCTGCCACAATCAACGTCAGATCGGGCTGCTCCTGCCTTCCGCTTTGCCTGTCTACCCAGGTAGGAGTACACTTTTTGCTCGGCATTGTCCCGAATGGTGCAGGTATTGTAGAGGATCAGATCTGCCTCGTCGGGTTGTTCTGCCCACTCAAAGCCCATTTTTTCTAAAATGCCAGCCATGCGTTCGGAGTCAGCTTTGTTCATCTGACAGCCAAAGGTGGTGATGTGATAGCGACGAGAGGTTGCGGTCATGGAATGGGGAATAAGGGGTATGAAGGCTGGGGGGTGGGAGGTGAAAGCAGAGAATAAGGATCAGTCTCCTATTTTAGGGGGATTTTGGGTTCGATGTGGACTGGGACGACCGACACCGGGTAGCTGATACCGCAATGAGTCCTCCGTTCTACACACTGCTTACCAAATTTGTATTCCTGGATAAAGTCAAATCTTGGGAATGGTGCTAATTTGAGGTAAAGAATTGTTAAGGATGATCCCCGTGCAAACGACCCTTACCCTCCCGGAACTTGCTCCTGAAACAATGACTGCCATTCGTCTCGCTGCACTTCTCTTTGACCTGGATGGCACAATGGCGAATACGGACCCGGTGCATTACCTCGCCTGGGCTGAATCTCTGCGGGAGTTTGGTCTGGAAATTGACGATGCATTCTACAAAAATCGGGTTAGTGGGCGATTGAATCCGGCGATCGTGCGGGATTTATTGCCCCAGCTTTCCCCTGAGGCCAGCCAGCGCTTCATCGCCAGGAAGGAAGCCCGCTTTCGCCAACTGGCTCCCCAACTGGCTCCCTTGCCAGGGTTGTCTAAGTTAATCAACTGGGGAGAGATTCGGGGGTTGAGGCAGGCTGTTGTCACCAATGCCCCCACTGAAAACGTCCACCACACCCTGAGGGCTTTACACCTGGAAACTCATTTCGACCAGGTTGTGATTGCTGAAAGCTTAGGGGTTGGCAAGCCCGACCCAGCGCCCTACCGCCATGCCCTGAAGCGATTTGGGCTGGTGCCCGCCCAGGCTGTTGCCTTTGAGGATTCGCCATCCGGTGTGCGATCGGCAGTGGGAGCGGGGATACCCACCGTCGGAATTGCTTCGACCCAAGACCCACAAGTCCTTTATGCCGTCGGAGCCATGCTGGTAGTCCCAGATTTTGCCGCGCCTGAGTTGTGGACCTGGTTGGGGAAAAGAGTCAGTGATCGGGATCATGGAAATTCTTGATGGGATGCACCGTAATTGACTCCGTAGAATCACGGCTAGGTGATATCGCGGTCACGCGATCGCAAAGGAAAAATCACTGTTTTGCAAAGGTTTGAATCACCTGCTAACCTTCCTGATTGCCGCAGGATATAAGACAAGCAAGCCCCCCGGATCAGGTTCTCCTAACGAGGAAAGTCCCCCAATCAACGGGCACTGTCTTGAACTCACGCTTCCTTGCGGTCGCTTTTAGTTTTACAGTGCCCTTCGATTGTCCATCTCCCCTATTCACTGTAGGAAAAGACCTCTTGTTCTGCCTCAAAAATATAATCATAGTCAAATGCCAGGGAGTTGGGGTGGCGAATAATTGAAAATCCAAAATTGGTTGTAATTTCAGTCGGAAAAGTCACCATTGCCAACTCAATTAGTTTCTTCTTACTAATCACGGGTTTTTGCACATAGTAATCCCGCCGTGCGAAAAACAAATGGGCATCTTTAGGAACAATTATTTTGTTGATTCTATGGGTGTATTGAATGGGTTTGATATACGTTTGAATAAACTCTTCTTGGTTTCGCTGTAACCGATAGAGTTTTTCATGTTGATGCCAACTCATGCTAAACATCATCTTAATTAGCTCAAATCCCAGAATGTAGTTGAACACATTATTGCGTTCCTTTGTATTCGTTACCAGCTTCAAAGCTGATTCCAGGTAAAGGTCGGGTTGGCGACGCACATCCTGAGCCGAATGAATATAAAACTGCCTGATATAACTTCTTAATAGGGTGGTATCTAATTCTGTTTCAATACGGAACTCTTGCAAATACTGCGTAACTTTCTGTTTGGTATCCCGATCTTCCAACACTTTTGAAATTAAGCCATCAGCGGTATAGTCATCCAAAAATTCCGCCCGCATTTCAGGCGTTGCAGCACACATTAGATGACACAGCGATAGTACGTAACGTCGCTGAAGCCAGGGTAAACTTTCAGCCCATTTTTTCGCTTCTGGTGGAAGTCTGGAGAGAATACTTTCAGAACTGATCGGTTCAGATAGTTCTGAAATATTATGGATTTGCCTATCCATAGGGTGGGATTGCTTACCAGTAAACAATCCTATAGTTCCCTTAACTAACAAACATTCGACAGCTTCAGTAAATTCAGGGATTTCGACTGGAGGGTGCGTTCTGGTAAGGCGAGTCCAAAGCCCTGCCCGTAGTCCACCCCCAATTCCCGACAAAATTCAATATCTTCCGGCTCTTCCAATCCTTCAGCCAGCACGAGAATCCCAAGTTCGTGGGCGGAATGGAGCAGGCTTTTGAGCAGGATTTGCTTGAGTTGATAGCGGCTGCATCCTGACACTAGGCGGCGATCGATCTTAATAAAATCGGGACGGAATTCCATAAAGTAGTGATCGGTGGAAACAT from Kovacikia minuta CCNUW1 carries:
- a CDS encoding cobyrinic acid a,c-diamide synthase → MDRQIHNISELSEPISSESILSRLPPEAKKWAESLPWLQRRYVLSLCHLMCAATPEMRAEFLDDYTADGLISKVLEDRDTKQKVTQYLQEFRIETELDTTLLRSYIRQFYIHSAQDVRRQPDLYLESALKLVTNTKERNNVFNYILGFELIKMMFSMSWHQHEKLYRLQRNQEEFIQTYIKPIQYTHRINKIIVPKDAHLFFARRDYYVQKPVISKKKLIELAMVTFPTEITTNFGFSIIRHPNSLAFDYDYIFEAEQEVFSYSE
- a CDS encoding MiaB/RimO family radical SAM methylthiotransferase — encoded protein: MAQQEGAQLLRRVPELDLVMGPQHANRLEDLLEEVFSGNQVVATEPVHIMEDITKPRRDSTMTAWVNVIYGCNERCTYCVVPGVRGVEQSRTPEAIRAEMEQLGSQGYKEVTLLGQNIDAYGRDLPGITPEGRHQNTLTDLLYFVHDVPGIERIRFATSHPRYFTERLIRACAELPKVCEHFHIPFQSGDNEILKAMARGYTHEKYRRIIDTIRRYTPDAAISADAIVGFPGETEAQFENTLKLVEDIGFDQLNTAAYSPRPGTPAALWQNQLSETVKSDRLQRLNHLVATKAMERSQRYRDRIEEILVEDQNPKDPTQVMGRTRSNRLTFFPGNINELNGNLVPVRITEVRPFSLTGEVLS
- a CDS encoding HAD family hydrolase; the encoded protein is MQTTLTLPELAPETMTAIRLAALLFDLDGTMANTDPVHYLAWAESLREFGLEIDDAFYKNRVSGRLNPAIVRDLLPQLSPEASQRFIARKEARFRQLAPQLAPLPGLSKLINWGEIRGLRQAVVTNAPTENVHHTLRALHLETHFDQVVIAESLGVGKPDPAPYRHALKRFGLVPAQAVAFEDSPSGVRSAVGAGIPTVGIASTQDPQVLYAVGAMLVVPDFAAPELWTWLGKRVSDRDHGNS